DNA sequence from the Sediminibacillus dalangtanensis genome:
GGACGGGGATAGAAAGTGTAAGCTGGTTGTTAACAGGAATAATCATTTGTTTTAAAATAAGGGACGTAATAATTGCTATAGGCAAAAAATCAAAATATCGTCGAAGAGCAGGTCCTAGTTCGCGTCCTGCCATAAACGCTGTCCCTATGATTCTGGAAAAATAGGTTGATACAGCAAGCAATCCAATCAATATCCAATCATGAAACATGGCGGTCCCTCCTTGCCATCAATAGC
Encoded proteins:
- a CDS encoding AzlD domain-containing protein; translation: MFHDWILIGLLAVSTYFSRIIGTAFMAGRELGPALRRYFDFLPIAIITSLILKQMIIPVNNQLTLSIPVLIGSLVTAVILRISSRFLPSLLTGMLAGILIRMGIG